One Helianthus annuus cultivar XRQ/B chromosome 12, HanXRQr2.0-SUNRISE, whole genome shotgun sequence genomic region harbors:
- the LOC110876856 gene encoding uncharacterized protein LOC110876856 encodes MRLTPPEERTVEQMTHQNIKPRDILAAIKEQNPHNVSTRNTIYNARAKLGRMEQVGETPLQIFSTGWRRLDSTYKTNRYKMPLVQIIGVTSALMSFCIAHAFVSNEKQENFTWVLQRLKHSLDSVMEPRVIVTDRDRALMNACATVFPKARHSLCRWHIQQNIFKHCRQSFQTDDSWSRFLYKLGELINSTTDHDYNYWYKRIRSRLPRKKNDGQMIPLELIDPFWRKLNLDPILKPSKVDSFDLDGEFVLLKLHLSAKPREVKKNLLQKMKDLLQLNKTKLKQPVVQKNTRGHPTLKAQEQRKDDSFTEPSRHSLFTTQGEHSDSPVGLGTQESIIEPSRHNSFVESQSYCAETAMFFGEIANGAKDSKTKKKVAKSKEEQPDLPLLPVGLVNMFMHFKKFIPPCFYQHLSHIQNVQGDGNCGFRSIAVGLSLKEWDWSFIRAQLHDDCNRFHELWKMINGPGYQNVLDSLDWTGISGAPEHKWLQMPFTGLLIANQWNVVCLLLSDLGCASFFPMFRTAEESIPHRTAVLVHVNTNHFIHVRLEGEYPMPTPSGYWRHATRNTPAESWYHYYRERIDQYNRIVDEYRTRDYVDLGTL; translated from the exons ATGAGGCTAACTCCACCGGAAGAGAGGACGGTGGAGCAAATGACGCATCAGAACATAAAACCACGAGACATTCTTGCTGCCATTAAAGAACAGAACCCCCATAACGTCTCAACAAGAAACACCATATACAACGCTCGGGCCAAATTGGGTCGAATGGAACAAGTCGGTGAGACTCCATTGCAGATCTTTTCGACCGGTTGGAGAAGGTTGG ACTCCACCTACAAGACGAATCGGTACAAAATGCCGCTAGTCCAGATTATCGGTGTTACATCCGCGTTGATGTCGTTTTGCATTGCTCATGCGTTCGTAAGCAACGAGAAACAGGAAAACTTCACATGGGTTCTACAGAGGTTGAAACACTCCTTAGACAGTGTTATGGAACCCCGTGTAATAGTAACCGATAGAGATCGCGCCCTAATGAACGCATGTGCAACCGTGTTTCCCAAGGCTAGACATTCATTGTGTAGGTGGCACATACAGCAAAACATATTCAAACATTGTAGGCAAAGCTTTCAAACAGATGATAGCTGGAGCAGGTTTCTTTACAAGTTGGGCGAGCTAATTAACTCAACGACCGATCATGACTACAACTACTGGTACAAGCGAATACGATCAAGGTTGCCACGTAAAAAAAACGACG GTCAAATGATCCCGTTGGAGTTGATAGACCCTTTTTGGAGAAAGTTAAATTTGGACCCCATACTGAAACCGAGCAAGGTGGACTCTTTCGACTTAGACGGCGAATTTGTGCTTCTCAAACTACATTTAAGTGCCAAGCCAAGAGAAGTCAAGAAAAACCTACTTCAAAAGATGAAGGACTTGCTACAACTCAATAAGACGAAGCTCAAACAACCAGTTGTGCAAAAAAACACACGGGGTCATCCAACTTTAAAAGCTCAGGAACAAAGGAAGGATGATTCGTTTACGGAGCCTTCAAGACATAGCTTGTTTACAACGCAAGGCGAGCATAGTGATTCACCCGTTGGGTTAGGCACACAAGAGTCAATCATCGAACCGTCCAGGCACAACTCGTTTGTCGAATCACAAAGTTATTGTGCTGAAACAGCTATGTTCTTCGGCGAGATTGCGAACGGCGCTAAGGATTCGAAAACGAAAAAGAAGGTCGCAAAATCAAAGGAAGAGCAACCAGACTTACCTTTGCTGCCTGTCGGACTAGTTAATATGTTCATGCACTTCAAAAAGTTCATTCCACCTTGCTTCTATCAACACCTCAGTCACATACAAAATGTGCAGGGTGATGGTAATTGTGGGTTTCGATCTATAGCGGTCGGCCTATCGCTTAAAGAGTGGGACTGGTCGTTCATACGGGCGCAACTTCATGATGACTGCAACCGGTTCCACGAATTATGGAAAATGATAAATGGACCTGGTTATCAAAATGTTCTGGATTCATTAGATTGGACTGGTATAAGCGGAGCACCTGAACATAAGTGGCTACAAATGCCTTTCACGGGGCTTCTGATAGCAAACCAGTGGAATGTCGTTTGTCTCTTATTAAGTGACCTTGGTTGTGCTTCATTTTTTCCCATGTTCAGAACAGCCGAAGAAAGTATTCCGCATCGAACAGCCGTGCTTGTACATGTAAACACGAACCATTTTATTCACGTCAGATTAGAAGGGGAATATCCAATGCCAACCCCATCAGGATACTGGCGACATGCGACACGGAATACGCCAGCAGAAAGTTGGTATCACTATTACAGGGAACGTATTGACCAATATAATAGGATCGTTGATGAATACAGGACCAGGGATTACGTGGATTTAGGTACCCTATGA
- the LOC110876857 gene encoding citrate-binding protein yields MSKEIRGCKKGLATTKDIDIVYKKEKGFVVDKTGLIFLLGLIIDTCSSINPTLGFTRLTFNKSYYTNHKPYNVPLEERYSFINGVHKLWVYSNDKPFRSDSPTKPRSEISINGYVYSKGVWQFEGYMFVPHGTSGVSLMQVFGGDPQATTLMVRVYDGNLYCYRSKVILNNIYDKWIRLNVIHDKDNDNVKVYLNGDLKFEGRGRDGTEHYFKFGVYAQDQDSSCMESRWKDIKIYKKSN; encoded by the exons ATGTCAAAAGAAATAAGGGGCTGTAAGAAAGGGTTGGCCACTACAAAGGATATTGATATAGTGTATAAGAAAGAGAAAG GTTTTGTTGTTGACAAAACTG GACTTATTTTCTTATTGGGGCTTATCATTGATACTTGTAGTTCTATAAATCCTACTTTGGGTTTCACTCGTCTCACTTTCAACAAGTCATACTATACTAATCATAAACCCTATAATGTTCCACTTGAGGAGAGGTATAGCTTCATCAATGGTGTTCACAAACTATGGGTTTACTCCAATGATAAACCATTTCGTTCTGATAGTCCCACCAAACCACGCTCTGAAATATCAATCAAT GGATATGTATATTCTAAGGGGGTTTGGCAATTTGAAGGATATATGTTTGTGCCGCATGGGACAAGTGGGGTGAGCTTGATGCAAGTGTTTGGGGGAGATCCACAGGCTACAACATTAATGGTTCGTGTGTATGATGGAAATCTTTACTGCTATAGAAGCAAAGTTATTCTTAATAATATATACGATAAATGGATCCGCTTGAATGTTATCCATGATAAGGACAATGACAACGTTAAGGTCTACCTTAATGGGGATCTTAAGTTCGAAGGGCGTGGCCGAGATGGAACCGAGCATTATTTCAAATTTGGCGTCTATGCGCAAGATCAAGATTCCTCGTGTATGGAATCTCGATGGAAAgatatcaaaatatataaaaagtcCAACTAG